In Streptomyces pluripotens, the genomic window GCTCGCCCTGCCCGGTGGAGGTGATGAAGCGGGTCGTCGCCGAGATGCACATGGCCGAGGTGTCCATCTGCTACGGAATGACCGAGACCTCCCCGGTCTCCCTGCAGACCCGCATCGACGACGACCTGGAGCACCGCACCGCCACCGTGGGTCGCGTCCTGCCCCACCTTGAGGTCAAGATCGTCGACCCGGTGGACGGGGTGACGGTGCCCCGGGGCACTGCGGGGGAACTGTGCACCCGCGGTTACAGCGTGATGCTCGGCTACTGGAACGAGCCCGAAAAGACCGCCGAGGCCGTGGACACGGGTCGCTGGATGCACACCGGAGACCTCGCGGTGATGCGCGAGGACGGATACGTCGAGATCGTCGGCCGCATCAAGGACATGATCATCCGGGGTGGGGAGAACATCTATCCGCGTGAGGTCGAGGAGTTCCTCTACTCGCATCCGAAGATCAGGGACGTCCAGGTGGTGGGGGTGCCGCACGAGAAGTACGGCGAGGAGGTGCTCGCCTGCGTCATCCCGCTCGAAGGGGCCGATCCGATCACCTTGGAGGAACTGCGCGCCTTCTGCGAGGGGCGGCTGGCGCACTACAAGGTCCCCAGCAGGCTCCAGATCCTCGACTCCTTCCCGATGACGGTGTCCGGGAAGGTGCGCAAGGTCGAGCTGCGGCAGAAGTATCAGGCGTGAGACCGCAAGACTGAGTTCGCGGGACTGAGGCCGCGGGTGGGAACCCCGGCCTCACCGCGTTCGGAGCGCCGTGTGGGACCGCCGGAAGCCTGGCCCGCGGGACGGTCGGCGCGCCGGTCCCGCGGCCGGTTTCCCGGCCCGGGCGCGCCTGCGGAGGTCAGTGCGCCGGCGTGGTCGTTCACTGGCTGTGGGGATGAACCCGCGAGGTCCACGACGGACAACGGGATGCCCAGGTTTCCGGTGCGGCGCCGGCGGCATCGGTGTAGCCCGCGAAGGAGACGTACAGGCAGTCCACGGACTCCGTCATCGCCGTTGAGCCCACACACTCCACGTCCCGGGCGGGGCCGCCGTGGGGCCGGGGCCACCTGGGCGACCACCCCCCAGGCGGCCAGCCCCAGTGCCGTTCGGGGGCCGCTCACCGGTCCGGCGAAGGTCCGCTTAGTCCAGCCAGCGCAGGTACAGCGCGGCGGTGGTGACGCGTCGGTTGGGCGGTCGGCTCCAGCAGGGGCCGGTGGGTGCACCGCACGCGCGCGGATAGACCGGCACGGTGTGGACGTGTTCGCGCCGACAGGCCGAACAGTGCACCGGCACGCTCTCGGGCATGGCCGACTCCAAGGCTGGGCGTCGCGACGGTTCCTCACCCTCCTCTTGCCGTACCCGCTCGTCCGGCACTTTCACTCCCTTGACGGCGTTCGCCCCCGCCCCTACATTGCTTCCAGATAGTAGAAATTAAATTCCGTAATACGGAAAATCAAGGGAGGCTGTGCTCACCGCGGGGCGCGACGGGAGTACGCATCCGACAGCCGAGGCAGGAGTACCCGATGGCTCGTATGACCGCTGCCCGCGCGGCAGTTGAGATCCTCAAGCGCGAGGGCGTCACCGACGCCTTCGGCGTGCCGGGCGCGGCGATCAACCCCTTCTACAAGGCGCTCAAGGAAGGGGGCGGCATCGACCACACCCTCGCCCGCCACGTCGAGGGTGCCTCGCACATGGCGGAGGGCTTCACGCGAGCCGAGCCGGGCAACATCGGTGTGTGCATCGGCACGTCCGGCCCGGCCGGCACGGACATGATCACCGGCCTGTACTCCGCCATGGGTGACTCGGTCCCGATCTTGTGCATCACCGGCCAGGCGCCGACGAACGTGATCCACAAGGAGGACTTCCAGGCCGTGGACATCGCCTCGATCGCCAAGCCGGTGACCAAGATGGCGGTCACCGTCCTGGAGGCGGCACAGGTCCCCGGCGTCTTCCAGCAGGCCTTCCACCTGATGCGCTCAGGTCGCCCGGGCCCGGTGCTGATCGACCTGCCGATCGATGTCCAGCTGACCGAGATCGAGTTCGACCCGGAGACCTACGAGCCACTACCGATCTACCGCCCCACTGCAACCCGGGCCCAGATCGAGAAGGCGTTCTCCTTCCTGCTCGCCGCCGAGCGTCCGGTGATCGTCGCCGGCGGAGGCATCATCGGGGCCGACGCCTCCGGTCTGCTGGCCGAGTTCGCCGAGCTGACCCGGACCCCGGTCATCCCGACCCTGATGGGTTGGGGGGCGCTGCCCGACGACCACGAACTCAACGCGGGCATGGCCGGCGTCCAGACCTCGCACCGCTACGGCAACGCCAACTTCCTGGAGTCCGACTTCGTCCTCGGCATCGGCAACCGCTGGGCCAACCGGCACACCGGCTACAAACTCGACGTCTACCGCCGGGGCCGGAAGTTCGTCCACGTGGACGTCGAGCCCACCCAGATCGGCAAGATCTTCCCGCCGGACTACGGAGTCGTCTCCGACGCGAAGGCCGCCCTGCAACTGTTCATCGAGGTCGCCAGGGAACTGAAGGCCGAGGGCAGGCTCCCGGACCGCGGCGACTGGGTGGCGGCCACCCAGGAGCGGAAGGCCACCCTCCAGCGCCGTACGCACTTTGACGACGTCCCGATGAAGCCGCAGCGCGTCTACGAGGAGATGAACAGGGCCTTCGGCCCCGAGACGCGGTACGTCACCACCATCGGTCTCTCCCAGATCGCCGGTGCGCAGATGCTGCACGTCTACAAGCCGCGCCACTGGATCAACTGCGGCCAGGCCGGCCCGTTGGGCTGGACCATCCCGGCCGCCATCGGTGTGGCCAAGGCCGACCCGGACTCCCCGGTCGTCGCGCTCTCCGGCGACTACGACTTCCAGTTCCTGATCGAGGAACTCGCGGTCGCTGCGCAGCACAAGATCCCCTACGTCCACGTCCTGGTGAACAACGCCTACCTCGGCCTGATCCGCCAGGCGCAGCTCGGGCTGGACATCAACTTCCAGGTCAACCTGGAGTTCGAGAACATCAACACGCCCGAACTGGGCGTCTACGGCGTGGACCACGTCAAGGTCGCCGAGGGGCTGGGCTGCAAGGCGATCCGGGTCACCGAGCCGGACCAGCTGGGCGCCGCCTTCGAGGAGGCCAAGAAACTGGCCGCCGAGTACCAGATCCCGGTCGTCGTCGAGGCGATCCTGGAGCGGATCACCAACATCTCGATGAGTCGCACCATGGACATCAGCGACATCTCCGAGTTCGAGGAACTCGCCACCGAGCCCGGTCACGCTCCCACGGCGGTCCGGCCGCTGAAGGTCTGACACGTCCCCCGCACGTGAGAGGGGCGGCCGGTCCGCGGACCGGCCGCCCCTCTCACGCTGCCGTTCACACCACGGCACACCAACTCACGCCGGCTCACACCGGGCCGGAGCCGCCTGCGCTCCCGTCGCCCCCGTCGCGTGGGGGCCGGCGCAGCTCGGGTCCGGCGGGGCCCTGGTCCGTCAGGCCCGCCTCACGGGTGAAGCGGGGTGCCAGGGCGGACAGCGCCTTGTCACCGTGCAGGGCGACCAGGAGCAGCTTGTCCTCCACGGACAGACCGTAGCGGTGGGCGGGCAGCGGATGTCCGCCGCGTAGGTCCTTCAGGGCCCGGCGGGCCCGGAACGTGGGCCCGGGCAGGACGGTCCGCAGCAGACCGGCCGTGCCCAGTTCTCCGCGTAGCCCCGCCAGCGCATCCCGGACGCCCCGCCGGTCCAGCAACTGCCGTAGGCCGGCGGGCCGGTGCAGTGTGGCATGGACGGCCCTGGCCAGGGTGGGCGCGGACTCCCGGGGGACCGGGCCGGACGTCCGCAGCGTGCCGCGGCCCGCCTCGACGGCGCCCCGCAGATGCAGTCCCAGCACCGCCACCGTCACGGCGGCCCGGGCACCGCCGCGCAACAGTGCGATCGCGTGCGGGTCGGCCGGCAGCGACGTCGTACTCTCCATGGCACCCCCCGGCACAGGGATCGCCGCCCCCGTGCCGGCGAACCCCCTGCCGGTGATATGCCCGGTCAGGGGGGTGTTCGAAGCCTGCACCGCGGTTTTCAGAGGTTGTCCTCAGGGGGGTGCGAAGGGACGGCCACCGTTGCACGCCCACCGCTACAGTTCGTGCTCCGACAGTCCCGGCCAGTCGTCCGGCCCGCCGCCCTGCCACTCGATCAGATCGCTCTCCTCCACTTCGATCCGGTCCAGGTCTGCCAGCCGCAGGATTTC contains:
- the gcl gene encoding glyoxylate carboligase → MARMTAARAAVEILKREGVTDAFGVPGAAINPFYKALKEGGGIDHTLARHVEGASHMAEGFTRAEPGNIGVCIGTSGPAGTDMITGLYSAMGDSVPILCITGQAPTNVIHKEDFQAVDIASIAKPVTKMAVTVLEAAQVPGVFQQAFHLMRSGRPGPVLIDLPIDVQLTEIEFDPETYEPLPIYRPTATRAQIEKAFSFLLAAERPVIVAGGGIIGADASGLLAEFAELTRTPVIPTLMGWGALPDDHELNAGMAGVQTSHRYGNANFLESDFVLGIGNRWANRHTGYKLDVYRRGRKFVHVDVEPTQIGKIFPPDYGVVSDAKAALQLFIEVARELKAEGRLPDRGDWVAATQERKATLQRRTHFDDVPMKPQRVYEEMNRAFGPETRYVTTIGLSQIAGAQMLHVYKPRHWINCGQAGPLGWTIPAAIGVAKADPDSPVVALSGDYDFQFLIEELAVAAQHKIPYVHVLVNNAYLGLIRQAQLGLDINFQVNLEFENINTPELGVYGVDHVKVAEGLGCKAIRVTEPDQLGAAFEEAKKLAAEYQIPVVVEAILERITNISMSRTMDISDISEFEELATEPGHAPTAVRPLKV
- a CDS encoding TIGR04222 domain-containing membrane protein, giving the protein MESTTSLPADPHAIALLRGGARAAVTVAVLGLHLRGAVEAGRGTLRTSGPVPRESAPTLARAVHATLHRPAGLRQLLDRRGVRDALAGLRGELGTAGLLRTVLPGPTFRARRALKDLRGGHPLPAHRYGLSVEDKLLLVALHGDKALSALAPRFTREAGLTDQGPAGPELRRPPRDGGDGSAGGSGPV